In Paracoccus methylovorus, a genomic segment contains:
- a CDS encoding PqiB family protein: MTDRPSPERSNAPMQPAEPTRKPAARAVRAGLPLIWLVPIAALIVTLGVGWNAITSRGTLISVAFNDATGITPGETALKFREITVGKVESVRFTENLQQVLVNMRVDKDLAPYIDSQAQFWIVRPQVSAQGISRLDTVLTGAFIEGYWDDSPDEPQTRFQGLDKPPLTSFGEKGTWIMLSTERSRGMTEGAPVMFRGLPVGRMQNLRLSDDNESVLADVFIAAPHDGRLTTSTVFWDTSGFSVSLGAQGLSLNVNSLASVLQGGAEFATLTSGGAPVRDGHVFALQPDEATARTNLFTDESETLRLTMRIGESVKGLETGANVQFMGLTVGRVTDLAARIVTDDEGHDHVEQEVTLALTPARLGLAGDATSEAALDFLEGQVDAGLRARVASAGFFGTSLQVELVEMPNAEPAELDRTGEPYPVIPSVPGDISDFSETAQGFLTRVGNLPIEEALKSATDMMNSVTAIASSEDTRAIPGALRGTLEDAQAAAGEIRQVTTELRESGAMGQVRHMVDEAAAAAEAVKLAAADVPAMVDQIDAAAAKIEAVDFAAIGTEAEGILRDVRALLGSEDAEQLPKNLSDTLKSASGLLNDLRDGNAAGSLNQALASASTAAQDVSDAAKRLPQLSARLEALASRAETVIAAYGERSSFNNETINLMREMRRAANAFGSLARTIERNPQAFILGR; the protein is encoded by the coding sequence TGCCCATCGCGGCGCTGATCGTTACGCTGGGCGTGGGCTGGAATGCCATCACCAGCCGGGGCACGCTGATCTCGGTCGCTTTCAACGACGCCACCGGCATCACGCCCGGCGAAACGGCGCTGAAGTTTCGCGAGATCACCGTCGGCAAGGTCGAATCCGTCCGCTTTACCGAGAATCTGCAGCAAGTGCTGGTGAACATGCGGGTGGACAAGGATCTGGCACCCTATATCGACAGCCAGGCGCAGTTCTGGATCGTGCGCCCGCAGGTGTCGGCGCAAGGCATTTCGCGTCTGGATACGGTCCTGACCGGCGCATTCATCGAAGGGTATTGGGACGACAGCCCTGACGAACCACAGACCCGCTTTCAAGGTCTCGACAAGCCGCCTCTGACCAGTTTCGGCGAAAAGGGCACCTGGATCATGCTTTCGACCGAACGCTCGCGCGGGATGACCGAGGGCGCGCCGGTAATGTTCCGCGGCCTGCCGGTCGGGCGGATGCAGAACCTGCGCCTGTCCGATGATAACGAAAGCGTTCTGGCCGATGTCTTTATCGCCGCGCCTCATGACGGGCGGCTGACCACCAGCACGGTGTTCTGGGACACCTCGGGCTTTTCCGTTTCGTTGGGGGCGCAGGGCCTGTCGCTGAACGTGAATTCGCTGGCCTCGGTGCTGCAGGGCGGGGCAGAGTTCGCCACGCTGACCTCGGGTGGCGCGCCGGTCAGGGACGGGCATGTCTTTGCCTTGCAGCCGGATGAGGCGACGGCGCGGACCAACCTGTTTACCGACGAATCCGAAACCCTGCGGCTGACCATGCGCATCGGTGAATCGGTCAAGGGTCTGGAGACGGGCGCGAACGTCCAGTTCATGGGCCTGACCGTGGGCCGCGTCACCGACCTTGCCGCCCGCATCGTTACCGATGACGAGGGCCACGACCATGTCGAGCAAGAGGTGACATTGGCCCTGACCCCCGCCCGTCTTGGCCTTGCGGGGGACGCCACCTCCGAAGCGGCGCTGGACTTCCTTGAGGGTCAGGTCGATGCCGGATTGCGCGCGCGCGTCGCCAGTGCGGGCTTCTTTGGCACCTCGCTTCAGGTCGAACTGGTCGAAATGCCCAATGCCGAGCCGGCCGAACTGGACCGGACGGGCGAGCCCTATCCGGTGATCCCCTCGGTGCCGGGCGATATTTCCGATTTCAGCGAAACCGCGCAGGGTTTCCTGACCCGCGTCGGCAACCTGCCGATCGAAGAGGCGCTGAAATCCGCCACCGACATGATGAACAGCGTGACCGCCATCGCCAGCAGCGAAGACACCCGCGCCATCCCCGGCGCCCTGCGTGGCACGCTGGAGGATGCGCAGGCCGCCGCCGGTGAAATCCGGCAGGTTACCACCGAATTGCGCGAATCCGGCGCGATGGGGCAGGTGCGGCACATGGTGGACGAGGCTGCAGCCGCCGCCGAGGCGGTCAAGCTGGCCGCCGCCGACGTGCCCGCGATGGTCGATCAGATCGACGCCGCCGCCGCCAAGATCGAAGCGGTGGATTTCGCCGCCATCGGCACCGAGGCCGAAGGTATCCTGCGGGATGTTCGCGCGCTTTTGGGCAGCGAAGATGCCGAGCAATTGCCAAAGAACCTGTCCGACACGCTGAAATCCGCCTCGGGTCTGCTGAATGACCTGCGCGACGGCAATGCGGCGGGCAGTCTGAACCAGGCGCTTGCTTCCGCCAGCACTGCGGCGCAGGACGTCTCGGATGCGGCAAAACGCCTGCCGCAGCTTTCGGCGCGGCTCGAGGCGCTTGCATCGCGGGCTGAAACGGTCATCGCCGCCTATGGCGAGCGGTCCAGCTTCAACAATGAAACCATCAACCTGATGCGCGAGATGCGCCGCGCTGCCAATGCCTTTGGCAGTTTGGCGCGCACCATCGAACGTAATCCGCAAGCCTTCATCCTGGGACGATAA
- a CDS encoding PqiC family protein has translation MRLILVSAASLALLAGCSNGEKTARYLIDPPTSGERVANRLGTAELRDVSLPEYASGDEVSWQSADGAVRSNTRQLWADNPQRAFTLTLARAISDLSGATVIAEPWPLAEPPRRRVEVRVEKALALADGNYRLTGRYYVSDEGAGGANQARGFDISVPLADQDPATIARAQSQAISQLARQIATLSGPGQSIRTSSTPMPRIDDIFSQPLPPLEDS, from the coding sequence ATGCGCCTGATCCTTGTTTCCGCCGCCTCTCTTGCCCTGCTCGCAGGCTGTTCGAATGGCGAAAAGACTGCCCGCTACCTGATCGACCCGCCCACGTCGGGCGAGCGCGTGGCCAACCGGCTGGGCACGGCCGAGCTGAGGGATGTGTCGCTGCCCGAATACGCCTCGGGCGACGAGGTCAGTTGGCAGAGCGCGGATGGCGCGGTGCGCTCGAACACCCGGCAGCTTTGGGCGGACAATCCCCAGCGCGCCTTTACGCTGACGCTGGCGCGGGCGATTTCGGATCTTTCGGGGGCGACGGTGATCGCCGAGCCCTGGCCGCTGGCGGAACCGCCCCGTCGCCGGGTGGAGGTGCGGGTGGAAAAGGCGCTGGCGCTGGCCGACGGTAACTATCGGCTGACCGGGCGCTATTATGTCTCTGACGAAGGGGCGGGCGGTGCCAATCAGGCGCGGGGCTTTGACATTTCCGTGCCGCTTGCCGATCAGGACCCCGCCACCATCGCGCGGGCGCAATCGCAGGCGATTTCCCAGCTTGCCCGCCAGATCGCCACGCTAAGCGGGCCGGGGCAGTCGATCCGCACATCCTCGACTCCGATGCCGCGCATCGACGACATCTTCTCGCAACCGCTGCCGCCGTTGGAGGATAGCTGA
- a CDS encoding DUF2867 domain-containing protein, translating to MDHSKTAPLLAPPEQLDFLDRQTVLLPAPITVLEAWNRIRSQPLPLLDLAFRIRDAVSARFGVRRIGGLGTAPSDGVRVGERLDFFLVEHVAPDLLVLTERDRHLDVMTCISTQGAELTITSSVVTHNLFGRAYMVVVGPAHRLIVRAMLRRLAA from the coding sequence ATGGATCACAGCAAAACGGCGCCGTTGCTGGCACCGCCTGAGCAGTTGGATTTCCTCGACCGCCAGACGGTCCTGTTGCCCGCCCCGATCACGGTGCTTGAAGCCTGGAATCGGATCCGCAGCCAGCCCTTGCCGCTGCTCGATCTGGCCTTCCGTATCCGCGATGCGGTTTCGGCGCGTTTCGGGGTGCGGCGTATCGGCGGTCTTGGCACGGCACCCAGCGACGGCGTGCGCGTGGGCGAACGGCTGGATTTCTTTCTGGTCGAACACGTGGCCCCGGACCTTCTCGTGCTGACCGAGCGTGACCGGCATCTGGACGTGATGACCTGCATTTCGACCCAAGGGGCCGAGTTGACGATTACCTCGTCGGTGGTGACGCATAACCTTTTCGGGCGGGCCTATATGGTGGTCGTGGGGCCGGCGCATCGGCTGATCGTGCGCGCCATGCTGCGCCGGCTGGCTGCCTAA
- a CDS encoding flavin reductase family protein — translation MNRLPPATRDRLADAITFHPATAEARLLREALGRFATGVTVVTTAGSLGPVGMTVNSFSSVSLEPPLVLWCPARASTRHAVFAEAPVWSVHILGSEQLDTCLRFTKGGRQFEGLEPVITPEGVPVIPGVAARFDCTAHAVHEAGDHSVLIGRVTRVTVAGPGDHPLVFAAGRFGQFAPAAG, via the coding sequence ATGAACCGTCTTCCCCCCGCGACCCGCGACCGGCTGGCCGACGCGATCACCTTTCACCCCGCCACGGCCGAGGCCCGCCTGCTGCGAGAGGCGCTGGGGCGTTTCGCCACCGGCGTGACGGTCGTGACCACCGCCGGATCACTGGGTCCGGTGGGCATGACGGTTAACAGCTTTTCCAGCGTCTCGCTGGAGCCGCCGCTGGTGCTGTGGTGTCCCGCCCGTGCCTCGACCCGCCACGCGGTTTTCGCCGAGGCCCCGGTATGGTCGGTGCATATCCTGGGCTCTGAACAGCTTGATACCTGCCTGCGATTTACCAAGGGCGGCCGCCAGTTCGAGGGGTTGGAGCCGGTCATCACCCCCGAGGGCGTGCCCGTCATTCCCGGCGTCGCCGCACGCTTTGACTGCACCGCCCATGCCGTGCACGAGGCGGGCGACCATTCGGTATTGATCGGTCGCGTGACGCGCGTCACCGTGGCCGGTCCCGGCGATCATCCGCTGGTCTTTGCCGCAGGCCGTTTCGGGCAATTCGCGCCCGCCGCGGGTTAG
- a CDS encoding 3'(2'),5'-bisphosphate nucleotidase CysQ: MPVSDLALLEQAAQEAGEIALRYWRRNPQVWDKGDGAGPVTEADLAVNAHLEQLLRGARPDYGWLSEESPDDPARLHAEHCFIIDPIDGTRAYIDGQVGFSHSLAITRGNQVVAAVVHLPAQQTTYTASAEGPALRDGRPIAPSAHAFEGAHVLTGKPSLDPVHWRGVTPPIKRGFRPSLAWRLCLVADGQFDAALSTRPAWEWDVAAGCLIAARAGCLAHDLSGAPMRFNAPRPLIDGLLVAPPALHDQMLAAMTPHMAMPGSQLDGPPRGG; the protein is encoded by the coding sequence TTGCCGGTGAGTGACCTTGCGCTTCTGGAACAGGCCGCGCAGGAGGCCGGCGAGATCGCGTTGCGTTATTGGCGCCGCAATCCGCAGGTCTGGGACAAGGGCGATGGCGCCGGTCCGGTGACCGAGGCCGATCTGGCCGTCAACGCGCATCTGGAACAACTGCTGCGCGGCGCGCGCCCCGATTACGGCTGGCTCAGCGAGGAAAGTCCCGACGATCCCGCACGGCTTCACGCCGAGCACTGCTTTATCATAGATCCGATCGACGGCACCCGCGCCTATATCGATGGGCAGGTCGGATTTTCCCATTCTCTGGCCATCACGCGCGGCAATCAGGTGGTTGCCGCGGTGGTGCATCTGCCGGCGCAACAGACAACCTACACCGCTTCGGCAGAAGGGCCGGCGTTACGCGACGGCCGGCCCATCGCCCCCTCGGCCCATGCTTTCGAAGGCGCGCATGTGCTGACCGGCAAGCCCAGTCTCGACCCCGTGCATTGGCGCGGCGTGACGCCGCCGATCAAACGCGGCTTCCGCCCCTCGCTGGCGTGGCGGCTGTGTCTGGTCGCGGACGGGCAGTTCGACGCCGCGCTTTCGACCCGCCCGGCGTGGGAATGGGACGTGGCGGCGGGTTGCCTGATTGCCGCCCGCGCCGGCTGTCTGGCCCACGACCTTTCGGGCGCGCCGATGCGTTTCAACGCGCCGCGTCCGCTGATCGACGGGCTGTTGGTGGCGCCTCCGGCGCTGCACGATCAGATGCTTGCCGCCATGACCCCGCATATGGCCATGCCGGGCAGCCAGCTTGATGGCCCGCCACGCGGCGGCTAA
- a CDS encoding TldD/PmbA family protein, protein MSEFHRLEALTQQLLTAARKAGADQADAVALEAAAVSVDVRAGHLEHAERAEGVEIGLRVLIGGRQACVSASDRSTRTIDEMAARAVAMAREAPVDDTLGLAEPGQLALDTDSGSLDLYDHGPEPTPDHLQDLALRAEAAALAVEGVSQVEAASASHSQRRMWLAATNGFSAGYGRSGHSLSTVAITGEGLGMERDWAGEGRTHADDMPSPEEIGRLAAERTVARRGARKPPTGAFPILYDERVASGLIGHLVSAVNGVAVARGASWLRDALGEQVLPTGFDLREDPHRPRYGSSRLFDGEGLATAPRMIVADGVLQGWTLDLATARKLGMTSTASAMRGAGSPPSPGVTNLELTPGDKTRDELIRGMGRGLVVTSMLGASINSTTGDYSRGAGGFWVENGEIAFPVNECTIAGNLRDMLLRMTAANDLPDWRAMRVPSLLVEGMTVAGE, encoded by the coding sequence ATGTCCGAATTCCATCGACTCGAGGCTCTGACGCAACAGCTTCTGACTGCCGCCCGCAAGGCGGGCGCCGATCAGGCCGATGCCGTGGCGCTGGAGGCTGCCGCCGTCTCGGTCGATGTGCGCGCGGGCCATCTGGAACATGCCGAACGCGCCGAAGGGGTCGAGATCGGGCTGCGTGTGTTGATCGGCGGACGGCAGGCCTGTGTTTCGGCCTCGGACCGTTCGACCCGCACCATTGACGAGATGGCCGCCCGCGCCGTCGCCATGGCCCGCGAAGCACCTGTTGACGACACCTTGGGACTGGCCGAGCCGGGACAACTGGCCCTCGACACCGACAGCGGCAGCCTTGATCTTTACGACCACGGCCCCGAACCGACCCCCGACCATTTGCAGGACCTGGCGCTGCGCGCCGAAGCGGCGGCCTTGGCGGTCGAGGGCGTCTCGCAGGTCGAAGCCGCCAGCGCCAGCCATTCGCAGCGGCGCATGTGGCTGGCAGCGACAAACGGTTTTTCCGCGGGCTATGGGCGCAGCGGTCACAGCCTTTCGACCGTTGCCATTACCGGCGAAGGCTTGGGGATGGAGCGCGACTGGGCCGGCGAAGGCCGCACCCACGCCGACGACATGCCTTCGCCCGAGGAAATCGGCCGGCTTGCCGCAGAACGCACGGTGGCCCGGCGCGGCGCGCGCAAACCACCCACCGGCGCATTTCCCATCCTTTATGACGAACGCGTCGCCTCGGGATTGATCGGTCATCTGGTCTCTGCGGTGAACGGTGTCGCGGTTGCACGCGGCGCAAGCTGGCTGCGGGACGCGCTGGGGGAACAGGTGCTGCCCACGGGCTTCGACCTGCGCGAGGACCCGCATCGGCCACGCTATGGGTCGTCGCGCCTCTTCGACGGCGAGGGGCTGGCAACGGCGCCGCGCATGATCGTTGCCGATGGCGTCCTTCAGGGCTGGACGCTGGATCTGGCCACCGCGCGCAAACTGGGCATGACCTCGACCGCCAGCGCCATGCGCGGCGCGGGCAGCCCGCCTTCGCCCGGCGTGACCAATCTGGAACTGACGCCCGGCGACAAGACCCGGGACGAGCTGATCCGCGGGATGGGGCGCGGACTGGTCGTAACCTCGATGCTGGGCGCGTCGATCAACAGCACGACCGGGGATTATTCGCGCGGCGCAGGCGGTTTCTGGGTCGAGAACGGCGAGATCGCCTTTCCGGTCAACGAATGCACCATTGCCGGCAACCTGCGCGACATGCTGCTGCGGATGACCGCTGCGAATGACCTGCCGGATTGGCGGGCGATGCGTGTGCCCAGCCTGCTGGTCGAAGGGATGACCGTTGCCGGTGAGTGA
- a CDS encoding DUF2125 domain-containing protein yields the protein MNLRLTSSALALAAMTCPAFADVTSEQVWQSWVDYYQSLGYTVTEGNRAKAGDTLTLSDVVIAVDMPDSQVTFNVPQVTLRDTGDGKVETVFADQMTGEVQGTDPEGETFSLPMTVDLPGNVIITSGAPADMTHDFDYPVMDFTLTSIASGDKETPLPIKIGVADSTGTFHIVSGTPAKYDYAMKSGKIAFSGDIDSPEGDKVKFEGSLSDLETTGDMTVPGTAKINEDMNAALKAGLAMSGALKSGALVASFDFAGTDESGEPTSGAGKYDGKGFDVSYTLSQDGMGYQAGSDAGSFELTTSDMPFPINYAIESGSFDMQLPVMQSDEAQPFKFAYSLAGLTLGDAIWNLFDPQGQLPRDPASLDLDVTGQMKVTKDIFDPANMTPPSDEDMTGEDGDMDAAEAAPQPFEPVEIAINQFALNALGARVNAEGALQAPSGDMTTPVGEIHATYEGVNALVDKLGAMGLIPEDQIMGVRMMMAMFAKPVTEGEDKLETRLEFKEDGSIFANGQQIK from the coding sequence ATGAACTTGCGACTGACAAGCTCGGCCCTGGCGCTGGCCGCAATGACCTGCCCGGCCTTTGCCGACGTGACCTCTGAACAGGTGTGGCAGTCCTGGGTCGATTATTACCAGTCGCTCGGCTATACCGTGACCGAGGGCAACCGTGCAAAGGCCGGTGACACGCTGACGCTTTCCGATGTCGTCATCGCCGTCGACATGCCGGACAGCCAAGTCACCTTCAATGTCCCTCAGGTCACGCTGCGCGATACCGGTGACGGCAAGGTCGAGACGGTGTTTGCCGACCAGATGACCGGCGAAGTGCAGGGGACCGACCCCGAGGGCGAAACCTTCAGCCTGCCCATGACGGTCGATTTGCCGGGCAATGTCATCATCACCTCGGGCGCGCCCGCGGACATGACGCATGATTTCGACTATCCGGTGATGGATTTCACCCTGACCAGCATCGCCAGCGGCGACAAGGAAACCCCGCTGCCGATCAAGATCGGCGTTGCTGATTCGACCGGCACCTTCCACATCGTCAGCGGCACGCCTGCGAAATACGACTATGCGATGAAATCGGGCAAGATCGCTTTCTCGGGCGATATCGACAGCCCGGAAGGCGACAAGGTCAAGTTCGAGGGCAGCCTCAGCGATCTGGAAACCACCGGCGACATGACCGTCCCCGGCACCGCCAAGATCAACGAGGACATGAACGCCGCGCTGAAGGCGGGCCTTGCCATGAGCGGCGCGCTGAAATCGGGCGCTTTGGTCGCCAGTTTCGACTTTGCCGGCACGGATGAAAGCGGCGAGCCGACCAGCGGCGCCGGCAAATACGATGGCAAGGGCTTCGATGTCAGCTATACGCTGTCGCAGGATGGCATGGGCTATCAGGCGGGTTCGGACGCCGGCAGCTTTGAGCTGACCACCAGCGACATGCCCTTCCCGATCAACTATGCGATCGAAAGCGGCAGCTTCGACATGCAGTTGCCGGTGATGCAGTCGGACGAGGCGCAGCCCTTCAAATTCGCCTATTCGCTGGCCGGCCTGACGCTGGGCGATGCGATCTGGAACCTGTTCGACCCGCAAGGCCAGTTGCCGCGCGATCCTGCCTCGCTGGATTTGGACGTGACCGGGCAGATGAAGGTGACCAAGGATATCTTCGATCCGGCCAATATGACGCCCCCCTCGGATGAGGACATGACGGGCGAAGACGGGGACATGGATGCGGCCGAAGCTGCGCCCCAGCCCTTCGAGCCGGTCGAAATCGCCATCAACCAGTTCGCCCTGAACGCTCTTGGCGCGCGGGTGAATGCCGAAGGCGCGCTGCAGGCCCCGAGTGGCGACATGACCACCCCGGTCGGCGAAATCCACGCCACCTATGAGGGCGTGAACGCGCTGGTCGACAAACTGGGCGCCATGGGCCTGATCCCCGAGGATCAGATCATGGGCGTGCGCATGATGATGGCCATGTTCGCCAAACCCGTCACCGAGGGCGAGGACAAGCTGGAAACCCGGCTTGAATTCAAGGAAGACGGCTCGATCTTTGCCAACGGCCAGCAGATCAAGTAA
- a CDS encoding enoyl-CoA hydratase/isomerase family protein gives MIAREFAAGIGRITISRPARANSLTGAMLADLTAGFDALAAQPDLRAVILTGEGAVFSAGADLDEARAGLALSPEWERLSARVASMPCLTIAALNGTVAGGALGMVLACDLRLAVPGAKFFYPVMRLGFLPQPSDPQRMRALIGPSRAKMILMAGQKITADEALAWGLVDRLVAPEALLDEAAMLAADACAASAAHAEAIKRMLD, from the coding sequence ATGATCGCAAGGGAATTTGCAGCCGGAATCGGCCGCATCACCATCTCGCGTCCGGCCAGGGCGAATTCGCTGACCGGCGCCATGCTGGCCGATCTGACTGCCGGATTTGACGCCCTTGCAGCCCAGCCCGATCTGCGTGCCGTTATCCTGACCGGCGAGGGTGCGGTGTTTTCCGCCGGCGCCGATCTGGACGAGGCCCGCGCCGGTCTGGCCCTGTCCCCGGAGTGGGAGCGGCTGTCGGCGCGCGTGGCCTCGATGCCCTGCCTGACAATTGCCGCGCTGAACGGGACGGTGGCGGGGGGTGCGCTTGGCATGGTGCTGGCCTGCGACCTGCGGCTGGCTGTCCCCGGGGCGAAATTCTTCTATCCCGTCATGCGCTTGGGCTTTCTGCCGCAGCCCAGCGACCCCCAGCGCATGCGCGCGTTGATCGGGCCTTCGCGGGCGAAAATGATCCTGATGGCCGGCCAGAAGATCACTGCCGACGAGGCGCTGGCCTGGGGCCTTGTGGATCGGCTGGTCGCGCCCGAGGCGCTGCTGGACGAGGCCGCGATGCTGGCCGCTGACGCCTGTGCTGCCAGTGCCGCGCACGCCGAAGCGATCAAGCGGATGCTTGACTGA
- a CDS encoding DUF2853 family protein, with the protein MSKRDDLITKYAADMKEKLGITPDMDLLTKVVIGCGPSIYNADAETVAGSDKTELERIKTNYLMKKLGLPDGPELSSAIDEVVAKYGSSNRNKYRPVVYYMLCTHFGKQSAYA; encoded by the coding sequence ATGAGCAAACGCGACGACCTGATCACCAAATACGCCGCCGACATGAAGGAAAAGCTGGGCATCACGCCCGACATGGATCTGTTGACCAAGGTGGTCATCGGCTGCGGACCCTCGATTTATAACGCAGACGCAGAAACCGTGGCCGGCTCGGACAAGACCGAGCTGGAGCGTATCAAGACCAACTACCTGATGAAAAAGCTGGGCCTGCCCGACGGACCCGAGCTTTCATCCGCCATCGACGAGGTGGTGGCGAAATACGGCAGCTCGAACCGGAACAAATACCGCCCGGTGGTCTACTACATGCTCTGCACGCATTTCGGTAAACAGTCGGCCTATGCCTGA
- a CDS encoding HIT family protein gives MSDDCLFCRIARGELPAHRVYEDEHILAFLDLHPIRPGHCLIIPKQHYTWFEDLPEDLATRITGCAQRLARHMKTLYPVERVALFYTGIHVAHAHAHVVPMHHVHDVSSQAYLQDGTGGFSAPPQLPTDEGAQIAGTLSGAFTG, from the coding sequence ATGTCCGACGACTGCCTGTTTTGCCGCATCGCGCGTGGCGAATTGCCGGCGCATCGCGTGTATGAGGATGAGCATATCCTTGCCTTTCTGGACCTGCATCCCATCCGCCCCGGCCACTGTCTGATCATCCCAAAGCAACATTATACTTGGTTCGAGGACCTGCCTGAGGACCTTGCCACCCGTATCACCGGCTGCGCGCAGCGCCTTGCCCGGCATATGAAGACCCTTTACCCGGTCGAACGGGTCGCGCTGTTTTACACCGGCATCCATGTCGCCCACGCACATGCGCATGTCGTGCCGATGCATCACGTGCATGACGTCTCGTCCCAGGCCTATCTCCAGGACGGCACCGGCGGCTTCTCGGCCCCGCCGCAACTGCCCACCGATGAGGGTGCGCAGATCGCCGGCACGCTGTCTGGGGCCTTTACCGGCTGA
- the ahcY gene encoding adenosylhomocysteinase encodes MTDYIIRDIALADYGRKELDIAETEMPGLMALRAEYGQAQPLKGARIAGSLHMTVQTAVLIETLVALGAEVRWASCNIFSTQDHAAAAIARTGVPVFAIKGETLPEYWSYTDQIFQFAEGTANMILDDGGDATMYVLMGARVEAGETDLIAVPTSEEEEALFAQIRKRLETSPGWFTKQREAIRGVSEETTTGVHRLYDLHKKGLLPFPAINVNDSVTKSKFDNKYGCKESLVDGIRRATDVMMAGKVAVVCGYGDVGKGCAASLQGAGARVKVTEVDPICALQAAMDGFEVVVLEDVVSSADIFISTTGNKDVIRIEHMREMKDMAIVGNIGHFDNEIQVAALRNHKWTNVKEQVDMIEMPSGNRIILLSEGRLLNLGNATGHPSFVMSASFTNQVLAQIELWTKTGEYAPGVYILPKALDEKVARLHLDKIGVKLTKLSREQAEYIGVTPEGPFKSEHYRY; translated from the coding sequence ATGACCGATTACATCATCCGAGACATCGCCCTGGCCGATTACGGCCGCAAGGAACTCGACATCGCCGAAACCGAGATGCCCGGCCTGATGGCCTTGCGTGCCGAATACGGTCAGGCCCAGCCGCTGAAGGGCGCGCGCATCGCCGGCAGCCTGCACATGACGGTGCAAACGGCCGTGCTGATCGAAACGCTGGTGGCCTTGGGGGCCGAGGTCCGCTGGGCATCGTGCAACATCTTCTCGACCCAGGACCACGCGGCGGCGGCGATCGCCCGGACCGGCGTCCCGGTTTTTGCCATCAAGGGCGAGACGCTGCCCGAATACTGGTCCTATACCGACCAGATCTTTCAGTTTGCCGAGGGCACGGCGAACATGATTCTGGACGATGGCGGCGACGCGACCATGTACGTGCTGATGGGCGCGCGGGTCGAGGCGGGCGAGACCGACCTGATCGCCGTGCCGACCAGCGAAGAGGAAGAGGCGCTGTTTGCGCAGATCCGCAAGCGGCTGGAGACCTCGCCGGGCTGGTTCACCAAACAGCGCGAAGCGATCCGGGGCGTGTCCGAGGAAACCACCACCGGCGTGCATCGCCTTTACGACCTGCACAAGAAAGGGCTGCTGCCCTTTCCGGCGATCAACGTCAACGACAGCGTCACCAAGTCGAAATTCGACAACAAATACGGCTGCAAGGAATCGCTGGTCGACGGCATCCGTCGCGCTACCGACGTGATGATGGCTGGTAAGGTCGCCGTGGTCTGCGGCTATGGCGACGTGGGCAAGGGCTGCGCCGCCAGCCTGCAAGGTGCGGGCGCGCGGGTGAAGGTGACCGAGGTCGATCCAATCTGCGCGCTGCAGGCCGCGATGGACGGGTTCGAGGTCGTGGTGCTGGAGGACGTGGTCTCAAGCGCCGACATCTTCATCTCGACCACAGGCAACAAGGACGTGATCCGCATCGAGCACATGCGCGAGATGAAGGACATGGCCATCGTCGGCAACATCGGCCATTTCGACAACGAGATCCAGGTCGCGGCGCTGCGCAACCACAAGTGGACCAACGTCAAAGAGCAGGTGGACATGATCGAGATGCCCTCGGGCAATCGCATCATCCTGCTGTCCGAAGGGCGGCTGCTGAACCTTGGCAACGCCACAGGCCACCCCAGCTTCGTGATGTCGGCCAGCTTTACCAATCAGGTACTGGCGCAGATCGAGCTGTGGACCAAGACCGGCGAATACGCGCCCGGCGTCTATATCCTGCCCAAGGCGCTGGACGAAAAGGTCGCCCGGCTGCATCTGGACAAGATCGGCGTCAAGCTGACCAAGCTGTCGCGCGAGCAGGCCGAATATATCGGCGTCACCCCGGAAGGCCCGTTCAAGTCCGAACACTACCGCTATTGA